Part of the Deltaproteobacteria bacterium genome is shown below.
CATGGGTCGAGGAGAGTATTGAAGTGTCCCTCGGGGGCCTCTGGAACATCTCTCCCGGAGATTTCGTTGCCAATGCACGGATTAGCTACTTCGATTGGGATCCTCATACCTTTCGATTGGGCGCAATCTTGGTGGATGGGCCGTCGGGTACATTGGGGCGTAATTATGGGGGCAATGATTTTGTCTACCTGGAATATGCAGCCTCGTTTTAATTCCCGATCCGCCATATTTTTAGCGCATAGGCCGTCATAATATCGGTTTTTTTGGTTTTGGTGGCTTGTCTTTGGTAGGCTCGCGAGGCCAAACCCGTGTCCATTGAGTCGCTTCAATACCCTTAAGTCATCGATATTAATTATTTTATTGTCGTCCCGGTTTCGTTTTGAAGCCGGTATGACCTATTTTGGCATGAGATCTGCTGATTAGAGCCTCGAGAAACGCAATGGTGCGTAGATGGAGGTTGGATATGCAGGTTTATCGAATGGTCGCGGCCCTTGCCCTTATCTTTGGAGTTATCGCGTTTGCGCATTTTGTTTCTGTGGATTCAGCACCGATCGACGCTTCTCGGGACCAAAGCACTTGGAAGAGCGCGGAGCTTGAGCCTACTCAAAAGATAGATCGACAAAAGGTCATGGCCGCAGCGAAGAAAGCGGCGTCAAAAGACAGCCAACCTTCTGAAGCTCCAAGACTGCGTTCGCAAACCGAGATTCTAAGTGAAGCCGGCCGTGAACTAAGCCTTGAGGAAGCCATTAAGCGCTTTCGTTCGGCACGTAATTTTTGGGCAGCTGATGCAACGCTTTCCAATGATGCACGCCAACACCGAATGGAAGAGTTGGCTCGGGCCTTATTTCAAGATGACTCGGAAATCCCAGAAGAGACAGATGAAGACCTCGCTGAACAGGAAAGGCTGCGAGAGGTTTACGCAAACTTTAATCACGATTTGGCCATTATCAACGCAACCGTTGAAATGCCCACTGAAGACCGGCGCTCTCAAATTGAAGCACTGGTACGAAAGACTTTAGCAGCAACGGGCAGCTAAAATATTAGAACGTTGTTACCCAGCAACGCGTCTTGGAGAGAATAATGATAAGATTTATAGATTCTATTAAAAAATGTGTCACACCTATGGCCATCACTTTTAGCTTGGTCGCAGCCCCAGCATTGGTTTTCGCCAGCTCTGCTGCTCCCGAAAAAGCACCGCCAGCGGAAACTTCTTACCGCGCGGATGGCTGCTCTGACTTCTATGGAGCCGAGTTTCAAAACGAACTTGATGATGTAACCGGTAGTGTCGAGATTGATGGTAACGAAGTTATTCTATCTCAATTCGCGGCTGAAAACTTAGCCTTGCGTCAGCAGATGATGGGCGATTCAGAGAAGTTTATTTTTCTCTACACACTTTTGTTGGAGCCAAACGAGGCAACAACAGACCAAATCGTAACGATGATTGAAAGAGCCAATCCACCTGTGGATGCTCGTGGAACGCCAACTCGCGATGCGGTGGAAGTCGATGTGGTCTATAACGAAATCGCACAAGTACTCAGCGGCGACCTCTTCAGTGGTGAGGGACTTGCTCCTGTGACTCTGATGCGAAACGCAGGTGTCAATGCTATTGGTTATTGGGCGCGAAACTACTCCAACCCGTTTGAGTTTCTTGTTTCGGGATCACACAAAAAATCATTAATCGTCGATAGCTCAGAATACGGGGCAGAAGCTCTTGTAGGCGGCCGTAACATTGGCGATGCCTACCAGGGCGTTTTAGAGAATGCCCAGGCAGGTGATTATCCAGATCTTTGGAAAGACACTGACATCCTCATTCGTGGTGCAGCTGTTCATACGATTACAGAAGACTTTATCAAACGCTTTAACATTCAGTCTGACGTTTACGAGATCCCTTGCAACCAGCACCGCTCAAGTTGCCCGCAGTACTATCCTGCAGTCTCTAAAGAGAACCCGAATACCAACATGGCACTTCGTGTCGTTGAGAACGAGCCAGATGATAACAACGGTGAAGGTTTCTACGGAATCAACGCACTCTTCGACAAAATGCTCAAGAAAGCGGGTCGCTCGATTGATATTCAGACGCCTTATTTCATTCCGCAAGAACCACTTCTTAATGAACTCTACGCGGCATTGGACGCGGGTGTTCGGGTGAGAATCTTAACGAACTCTCGAGACGCTAATGACTTGGGTTCGCCACTTTTCTACGCTTCGGCTTACTACTTCGATGAGCTCTTAGAGCGCGGCGCGGAGATTTACCTCTGGGACGTAGAAAAGAAATCAAGCCCGAT
Proteins encoded:
- a CDS encoding phosphatidylserine/phosphatidylglycerophosphate/cardiolipin synthase family protein yields the protein MIRFIDSIKKCVTPMAITFSLVAAPALVFASSAAPEKAPPAETSYRADGCSDFYGAEFQNELDDVTGSVEIDGNEVILSQFAAENLALRQQMMGDSEKFIFLYTLLLEPNEATTDQIVTMIERANPPVDARGTPTRDAVEVDVVYNEIAQVLSGDLFSGEGLAPVTLMRNAGVNAIGYWARNYSNPFEFLVSGSHKKSLIVDSSEYGAEALVGGRNIGDAYQGVLENAQAGDYPDLWKDTDILIRGAAVHTITEDFIKRFNIQSDVYEIPCNQHRSSCPQYYPAVSKENPNTNMALRVVENEPDDNNGEGFYGINALFDKMLKKAGRSIDIQTPYFIPQEPLLNELYAALDAGVRVRILTNSRDANDLGSPLFYASAYYFDELLERGAEIYLWDVEKKSSPIARTMHSKTLVVDSCVFAAGSFNLDGRAYNWENEYFFPVFDEGFGQVGQNMFDSDLAVNGVFPISTQWMDNTFSWYERVMMQALALGSSLL